The proteins below come from a single Chloroflexota bacterium genomic window:
- a CDS encoding response regulator, whose product MVLSDATFDSEAGLFWLHLAADGVIALAYFAISVTLAVLYARLRPQLPHTWIVPAFGLFIVACGGTHVMHMLLALQLPVHGLAVMIQGITLAASLATAVALPTLVPKVVALCSSAKVSEDRKRQLDETQAEKLRVLGQLAGGVAHDLNQSLGIISGYCELATREIDREVPDLVAVVDHLHLVSRAAQDGGATVRRLLTFARGGAAGEPERIDVAQLLSDVAKLTAPRWRDLTQCEGRPVTLTVEAAGDVHVRGASSSLREAVLNLVLNALDALPTGGTISLGAARVTDTVEIRVADSGIGMPADLQTRIFEPFFTTKGERGTGLGLAMVQSIVEHHSGRLSVASAVGEGTVFTIHLPADDDPERPALPVLARRPLAALRVLAVDDEQPLVQLVAALLRPHGHQVVTARSGEAALEVARNRQFDLVISDLGMGDGINGWELAEALSSLQPELVFVLATGWGAEIDEADARQRGVHAVLAKPFRGRQLEQLLERLQHEGLLGVSQQPERALPAARPA is encoded by the coding sequence TTGGTACTCTCAGACGCCACGTTTGACTCGGAGGCGGGCCTCTTCTGGCTGCATCTGGCCGCGGACGGGGTGATCGCGCTCGCGTACTTCGCGATCTCGGTGACCCTCGCGGTGCTGTACGCGCGGCTGCGGCCACAGCTTCCTCACACCTGGATCGTGCCGGCGTTCGGGCTCTTCATCGTGGCGTGCGGCGGCACCCATGTCATGCACATGCTGCTGGCGCTGCAGCTGCCGGTTCACGGGCTGGCGGTGATGATCCAGGGGATCACGCTGGCAGCCTCCCTCGCAACGGCGGTTGCGTTGCCCACGCTCGTCCCGAAGGTGGTCGCGCTCTGCAGCTCGGCGAAGGTCTCGGAGGACCGCAAGCGGCAGCTTGACGAGACCCAGGCCGAGAAGCTGCGCGTCCTGGGCCAGCTGGCCGGCGGCGTGGCGCACGATCTGAACCAGTCGCTCGGCATCATCAGCGGCTACTGCGAGCTGGCAACCCGCGAGATCGACCGCGAGGTTCCGGACCTGGTCGCGGTGGTCGACCACCTCCATCTCGTGTCACGGGCGGCTCAGGACGGCGGCGCGACCGTCCGCCGGCTGCTGACGTTCGCCCGGGGCGGAGCAGCCGGCGAGCCGGAGCGGATCGACGTGGCGCAACTGCTCTCGGACGTCGCCAAGCTGACCGCGCCGCGCTGGCGAGATCTGACGCAGTGTGAAGGTCGGCCGGTCACGTTGACCGTCGAGGCCGCGGGCGACGTCCACGTGCGGGGTGCATCGTCGTCGTTGCGGGAAGCCGTGCTCAACCTTGTGCTGAACGCCCTGGACGCGCTGCCAACAGGCGGCACGATCTCGCTTGGCGCTGCGCGGGTCACCGATACGGTTGAGATTCGGGTGGCTGACAGTGGCATCGGGATGCCGGCCGACCTGCAAACCCGCATCTTCGAGCCGTTCTTCACCACCAAGGGCGAGCGCGGGACCGGCCTCGGGCTGGCGATGGTGCAGAGCATCGTCGAGCATCACAGCGGGCGTCTTTCTGTCGCCTCGGCAGTGGGCGAGGGCACGGTGTTCACCATCCACCTGCCCGCCGACGACGACCCTGAGCGTCCCGCCCTCCCGGTGCTGGCGCGCCGACCGCTCGCGGCGCTGCGCGTCCTGGCCGTGGACGACGAGCAGCCGCTGGTGCAGCTGGTTGCAGCGCTCCTGAGGCCACACGGGCATCAGGTGGTCACGGCGCGGTCTGGAGAGGCAGCGCTGGAGGTCGCACGGAACCGCCAGTTCGATCTCGTGATCTCCGATCTTGGCATGGGCGACGGCATCAACGGCTGGGAGCTGGCCGAGGCGCTCTCGTCGCTCCAGCCTGAGCTTGTGTTTGTGCTGGCGACCGGCTGGGGCGCGGAGATCGATGAGGCGGATGCCCGTCAGCGCGGCGTCCACGCCGTGCTGGCGAAGCCGTTCCGAGGCCGCCAGCTCGAGCAGCT